In Raphanus sativus cultivar WK10039 chromosome 5, ASM80110v3, whole genome shotgun sequence, the following proteins share a genomic window:
- the LOC130512876 gene encoding uncharacterized protein LOC130512876: MPPKRGTKRTRTVRARVDAREVADDQAPPVDVQTEGVPPVAPPIDQAALMQMVQAAATQAAQAAIQQVTQEAARVAAQEAARVAAQEVARQLAAAQVPPQQVPAAQIPQVPLQQVPTAHIPQVPLQQVPAAQIPQVPLQQVPGQQILPPPPPLPQVYPAHDERYYRLTSMMKNMGMEHFVGTVDPTAAYDWKLSLQRKLENINCPSEFKLRLAMQYLRGDALVWWEGVRLNHGPDILTFEDFIEEFDKKYFPKQAMDRKKRDFEHVSQGDLSIKQYEVKFNQLRRFVGGGIPEEELIRKFLDGMRLDIRNKCNVATYYRLGDLVEKAAEQEAGWIEEQKLLKEAQPKSGKTSESQKRTWEQLGAPKCGKCHRHHFGECVQCHNCGRMGHVSKYCRSRPVDVQGTGHIAAGPGSCYNCGQTGHFFRECPTRGHATLPPLPKRQATDP, translated from the coding sequence ATGCCGCCAAAGAGAGGAACTAAGCGTACTCGCACCGTGAGAGCCAGAGTTGATGCTCGCGAGGTTGCAGATGACCAGGCTCCACCAGTGGATGTTCAGACAGAAGGTGTGCCGCCAGTAGCCCCACCGATTGATCAGGCTGCACTCATGCAGATGGTTCAGGCAGCAGCTACGCAAGCTGCTCAGGCTGCCATTCAGCAGGTTACCCAGGAAGCAGCTCGGGTTGCTGCACAGGAAGCTGCTCGAGTAGCCGCACAAGAAGTTGCTCGCCAGTTGGCTGCCGCTCAGGTTCCACCACAGCAGGTCCCAGCAGCGCAGATTCCTCAGGTACCATTGCAGCAGGTTCCAACAGCGCATATTCCTCAGGTACCATTGCAGCAGGTTCCAGCAGCGCAGATTCCTCAGGTACCATTGCAGCAGGTTCCAGGCCAGCAGATTCTGCCACCTCCACCGCCATTACCACAGGTTTATCCAGCTCATGATGAGAGGTATTACCGACTCACCAGTATGATGAAAAATATGGGTATGGAGCATTTTGTAGGAACAGTGGATCCTACAGCTGCTTATGATTGGAAGTTGAGTCTGCAACGGAAGTTGGAGAATATTAATTGTCCCTCAGAGTTTAAGCTTAGATTGGCTATGCAGTATTTACGTGGAGATGCATTGGTATGGTGGGAGGGAGTGCGATTGAACCATGGGCCTGACATTCTCACTTTTGAAGATTTTATCGAGGAGTTTGATAAGAAGTACTTTCCGAAACAAGCTATGGATAGAAAGAAGAGGGACTTCGAGCATGTGAGCCAGGGTGACTTATCGATCAAGCAGTATGAGGTTAAGTTCAACCAGCTTCGCAGGTTTGTTGGAGGTGGTATTCCTGAAGAGGAGTTGATCAGGAAGTTTTTGGATGGGATGCGTTTGGATATTCGCAACAAGTGTAATGTCGCCACTTACTACAGATTGGGAGACTTGGTGGAGAAAGCAGCTGAACAAGAAGCAGGTTGGATAGAGGAACAGAAACTTCTCAAAGAAGCCCAACCTAAATCTGGAAAGACTTCAGAGTCACAAAAGAGAACTTGGGAACAATTGGGAGCACCTAAGTGCGGCAAATGCCATCGCCACCATTTTGGAGAGTGTGTCCAGTGTCATAATTGTGGAAGGATGGGACATGTGTCCAAGTATTGTCGGAGCAGGCCTGTCGATGTTCAGGGTACCGGGCATATTGCAGCGGGACCGGGTAGTTGCTATAACTGTGGTCAGACAGGTCATTTTTTTAGGGAGTGTCCGACGAGGGGACATGCTACACTTCCACCACTGCCTAAGCGCCAAGCCACTGATCCATGA